A window of the Streptomyces luomodiensis genome harbors these coding sequences:
- the allB gene encoding allantoinase AllB: MSDARPVELVLRSAKVVTPDGIRAASVSVADGRIVAVGPYESPVPDGARVEDLGDDVLLPGLVDTHVHVNDPGRTAWEGFASATRAAAAGGVTTLVDMPLNSIPPTTTVRALEVKRAVARRSAHVDIGFWGGAVPGNVADLAPLHDAGVLGFKAFLLPSGVDEFPQLAPDQLEAALREIAGFGGLLIVHAEDPRLIDGAPPPAGPRYADFLASRPRAAENEAIAGLIELARRLDARVHVLHLSSADALPLIADARREGVRVTVETCPHFLTLTAEEVPDGATEFKCCPPIREAANQDVLWAGLAAGEIDCVVSDHSPCTADLKVDDFGRAWGGISSLQLGLPAVWTAARRRGHTLQDVARWMSTGPAALVGLDRKGAIEAGRDADFAVLAPDETFTVDPAALHHRNRVTAYAGRTLYGVVRSTWLRGRKIAEHGLPTEPTGRLLERQPRR, from the coding sequence CGCTCGGCCAAGGTGGTCACCCCGGACGGCATACGCGCGGCCTCGGTGTCCGTCGCCGACGGCCGCATCGTGGCCGTCGGGCCGTACGAGTCCCCGGTCCCGGACGGCGCACGGGTCGAGGATCTCGGCGACGACGTCCTCCTCCCCGGCCTCGTCGACACCCACGTCCATGTCAACGACCCCGGCCGCACCGCATGGGAGGGGTTCGCCTCCGCGACCCGCGCCGCCGCGGCCGGCGGCGTCACCACCCTCGTCGACATGCCGCTCAACAGCATCCCGCCGACCACCACCGTCCGGGCCCTGGAGGTCAAACGGGCCGTCGCCCGGCGCTCGGCCCATGTCGACATCGGCTTCTGGGGCGGGGCCGTGCCCGGCAACGTCGCGGACCTGGCGCCGCTGCACGACGCGGGCGTCCTCGGCTTCAAGGCGTTTCTGCTCCCCTCCGGCGTGGACGAGTTCCCGCAGCTCGCCCCCGACCAGCTGGAGGCCGCCCTGCGCGAGATCGCGGGCTTCGGCGGACTGCTCATCGTGCACGCCGAGGACCCCCGCCTCATCGACGGCGCCCCGCCGCCGGCCGGCCCGCGCTACGCCGACTTCCTCGCCTCACGCCCGCGCGCCGCCGAGAACGAGGCCATCGCGGGCCTCATCGAGCTCGCCCGCCGGCTCGACGCCCGCGTCCACGTCCTGCACCTGTCGTCCGCCGACGCGCTGCCGCTGATCGCCGACGCGCGGCGCGAGGGCGTCCGCGTCACCGTGGAGACCTGTCCGCACTTCCTGACCCTCACCGCGGAGGAAGTCCCCGACGGGGCCACGGAGTTCAAATGCTGTCCGCCCATCCGGGAGGCCGCCAACCAGGACGTGCTGTGGGCGGGCCTGGCGGCCGGGGAGATCGACTGCGTGGTCTCCGACCACTCGCCCTGTACGGCCGACCTCAAAGTGGACGACTTCGGCCGGGCCTGGGGCGGCATCTCCTCGCTCCAGCTCGGACTCCCCGCCGTCTGGACGGCGGCCCGGCGGCGCGGCCACACCCTCCAGGACGTGGCCCGCTGGATGTCCACCGGCCCCGCCGCGCTCGTCGGTCTCGACCGTAAGGGCGCCATCGAGGCCGGCCGCGACGCCGATTTCGCGGTCCTCGCCCCGGACGAGACCTTCACCGTCGACCCCGCCGCCCTCCACCACCGCAACCGGGTCACCGCCTACGCGGGCAGGACGCTGTACGGCGTCGTCCGGTCCACCTGGCTGCGCGGCCGGAAGATCGCCGAGCACGGCCTGCCGACCGAACCCACCGGCCGACTCCTGGAAAGGCAGCCCCGTCGATGA
- the alc gene encoding allantoicase — MTAYPSAPIPRFTGDAAPYGGGDPYADYRTADFPFTHLVDLADRRLGGSVLAANDEFFAERENLLKPEAPRFDPDSFGHKGKVMDGWETRRRRGATADSPHPAEDDHDWALIRLGAPGVVHGIVVDTAHFRGNHPRAVSVEATAVDGTPSPGELLAADTAWTELVPRTPIGGHAANGFAVPVRRRFTHLRLKQYPDGGIARLRVHGEVAPDPAWLTALGTFDLVALENGGTAEDASDRFYSPPANSIQPGRSQRMDEGWETRRRRDTGHDWVRYRLAAQATLRAVEIDTGCYKGNAPGWAALYGLDATSGADPADPTAPGWTELLPRTRLQPDTVHRLPLTAAPPVTHVRIDIHPDGGIARLRLHGTPTEDGARWLAARHAELTDQLPPRRT; from the coding sequence ATGACCGCGTACCCGTCCGCGCCGATCCCCCGCTTCACCGGCGACGCCGCCCCGTACGGCGGGGGCGATCCGTACGCCGACTACCGGACCGCCGACTTCCCCTTCACCCACCTCGTGGACCTGGCCGACCGGCGGCTCGGCGGCAGCGTGCTCGCGGCCAACGACGAGTTCTTCGCCGAGCGCGAGAACCTGCTGAAGCCCGAAGCACCGCGGTTCGACCCCGACTCCTTCGGCCACAAGGGCAAGGTCATGGACGGCTGGGAGACCCGGCGGCGGCGCGGGGCCACGGCCGACAGCCCGCATCCGGCCGAGGACGACCACGACTGGGCCCTGATCCGCCTCGGCGCGCCCGGGGTCGTCCACGGCATCGTCGTCGACACCGCCCACTTCCGCGGCAACCACCCGCGAGCGGTGAGCGTCGAGGCGACGGCGGTGGACGGCACCCCGTCCCCCGGGGAACTCCTCGCCGCCGACACCGCCTGGACCGAACTCGTCCCCCGCACGCCGATCGGCGGCCACGCGGCCAACGGCTTCGCCGTCCCGGTCCGGCGCCGCTTCACCCACCTGCGCCTCAAGCAGTACCCCGACGGCGGCATCGCCCGCCTCCGCGTCCACGGCGAGGTCGCCCCCGACCCGGCCTGGCTCACCGCCCTCGGCACCTTCGACCTGGTGGCCCTGGAGAACGGCGGCACCGCCGAGGACGCCTCCGACCGCTTCTACTCCCCGCCCGCCAACTCCATCCAGCCGGGCCGCTCCCAGCGGATGGACGAGGGCTGGGAGACCCGCCGCCGCCGCGACACCGGCCACGACTGGGTCCGCTACCGCCTCGCCGCCCAGGCGACCCTCCGCGCCGTGGAGATCGACACCGGCTGCTACAAGGGCAACGCGCCGGGGTGGGCGGCGCTGTACGGCCTCGACGCGACGTCCGGCGCGGACCCGGCCGACCCCACGGCACCCGGCTGGACCGAACTCCTGCCCCGCACCCGCCTCCAGCCCGACACGGTCCACCGCCTCCCGCTCACCGCGGCCCCGCCGGTCACCCACGTCCGCATCGACATCCACCCGGACGGGGGCATCGCCCGGCTGCGGCTGCACGGGACACCGACCGAGGACGGCGCGCGGTGGCTCGCCGCACGCCATGCGGAGCTGACCGACCAGCTCCCGCCCCGGCGGACGTAA
- a CDS encoding TetR/AcrR family transcriptional regulator, protein MTTRGPSLRADARRNREAILDAASELFARRGESVQMDEIAERAGLGVGTLYRHFADKQALRAAIIGRRFEAMTSLARSAERIEDPWTAFETLLYGYLESAQPDAAFRFALLGPQEPSWGEIDAEKTAFAAIVERVVRRAIDAGHLRTDFQASDFVLITRGAMANMTGGEDWRRHLTLQLEGVRATDR, encoded by the coding sequence ATGACCACCCGGGGCCCCTCGCTGCGTGCCGACGCTCGGCGCAACCGCGAGGCCATCCTCGACGCGGCCAGCGAACTGTTCGCCCGGCGGGGCGAGAGCGTGCAGATGGACGAGATCGCCGAGCGCGCCGGTCTGGGCGTCGGCACCCTGTATCGGCACTTCGCGGACAAGCAGGCCCTGCGGGCCGCGATCATCGGCCGCCGGTTCGAAGCGATGACCAGCCTGGCCCGAAGCGCCGAGCGGATCGAGGACCCGTGGACGGCCTTCGAGACGCTGCTGTACGGATACCTGGAATCCGCGCAGCCCGACGCGGCGTTCCGCTTCGCCTTGCTCGGCCCGCAGGAGCCGAGCTGGGGCGAGATCGACGCCGAGAAGACCGCGTTCGCGGCGATCGTCGAACGCGTCGTGCGGCGCGCCATCGACGCCGGCCACCTACGAACCGACTTCCAGGCCTCCGACTTCGTCCTCATCACCCGCGGGGCGATGGCGAACATGACGGGCGGCGAAGACTGGCGCCGGCACCTGACCCTCCAGCTTGAGGGCGTCCGCGCCACCGACCGCTGA
- a CDS encoding NAD(P)H-binding protein has product MIVVTTPTGQIGSQLVRRLLDGGKAVRVVTRDASRLDQTVRDQVEIVEGRHDDPTVLDKALPGADALFWLVPPNPAAPSTMEHYLSFARTGAAAVARHDVGHLVAVSSAGHGWTSPAGVLSAAFAMDAHLATSGAAYRSLALPFYMENLLGQLDAIRRHNAFSLTCAGDQPLATIATRDIAEAAAGLLTDLSWAGQADLPLFGPDRLTPEGMAEVISEELDMPVAYRRITVDEYASALRSRGLGDRMVRDLVETFAAQDGGIYDADWATATIAATGFRTWCRQVLKPAAHATS; this is encoded by the coding sequence GTGATCGTCGTCACCACACCGACCGGACAAATCGGCAGTCAACTCGTGCGACGGCTGCTCGACGGGGGCAAGGCGGTCCGGGTCGTCACCCGTGATGCCTCGCGCCTTGACCAGACCGTGCGCGACCAGGTCGAGATCGTCGAGGGCCGCCACGACGATCCGACCGTGCTCGACAAGGCGCTGCCCGGAGCCGACGCCCTGTTCTGGCTGGTCCCCCCGAACCCCGCCGCGCCGAGCACGATGGAGCATTACCTGTCCTTCGCCCGCACCGGCGCCGCGGCCGTGGCCCGCCACGACGTCGGCCACCTCGTGGCCGTGAGCAGTGCCGGTCACGGATGGACGAGCCCGGCCGGCGTGCTGTCCGCGGCCTTCGCCATGGACGCGCACCTGGCCACGTCCGGTGCGGCCTACCGGTCGCTGGCCCTGCCCTTCTACATGGAGAACCTGCTCGGCCAGCTCGACGCGATCCGCCGGCACAACGCGTTCTCCCTGACCTGCGCCGGCGACCAGCCACTGGCCACGATCGCGACACGCGACATCGCCGAGGCCGCCGCCGGCCTGCTGACCGACCTGTCCTGGGCCGGGCAGGCCGACCTGCCCCTGTTCGGGCCCGACCGCCTCACGCCCGAGGGCATGGCCGAGGTGATCAGCGAAGAACTCGACATGCCCGTCGCCTACCGCCGCATCACCGTGGACGAGTACGCCTCGGCGCTGCGTTCCCGCGGACTCGGCGACCGGATGGTGCGGGACCTCGTCGAGACGTTCGCCGCCCAGGACGGCGGTATCTACGACGCGGACTGGGCCACCGCGACGATCGCGGCCACCGGCTTCCGGACCTGGTGCCGGCAGGTGCTCAAGCCTGCCGCGCACGCCACGTCGTAG
- a CDS encoding AIM24 family protein: MTLRQEIVGNAMQMAVCTLQPGQTVYCEAGKFLFKTANVTMETRLSGPSAGGGQPGGNGGSGGGGGMGGMLRQAMGTAMQVGQRALAGESLAFQYFTAAGGEGTVGFAGVLPGEMRALELDGTRAWFAEKDAFVAAESTVEFGIAFQGGKTGRSGGEGFILEKFTGRGTVIICGAGNFIDLNPADFGGRIEVDTGCIVAFEEGIRYGVERIGGLNRQGLMNAVFGGEGLSLATLEGNGRVILQSLTIEGLANALKKAQGGDKQGPTGGLFSTHAG; this comes from the coding sequence GTGACCCTGCGGCAAGAGATCGTCGGCAACGCCATGCAGATGGCGGTCTGCACCCTTCAGCCGGGGCAGACCGTCTACTGCGAGGCCGGGAAGTTCCTGTTCAAGACGGCCAACGTGACGATGGAGACCCGGCTGTCCGGACCGAGCGCGGGCGGCGGTCAGCCCGGGGGCAACGGCGGCAGCGGCGGGGGCGGCGGCATGGGCGGGATGCTGCGCCAGGCCATGGGCACCGCCATGCAGGTGGGGCAGCGGGCGCTGGCCGGGGAGTCGCTGGCGTTCCAGTACTTCACCGCCGCCGGCGGCGAGGGCACCGTCGGCTTCGCGGGGGTGCTGCCCGGCGAGATGCGGGCGCTGGAGCTGGACGGGACGCGGGCCTGGTTCGCGGAGAAGGACGCCTTCGTGGCGGCCGAGTCCACCGTGGAGTTCGGGATCGCGTTCCAGGGCGGGAAGACCGGGCGCAGCGGCGGTGAGGGGTTCATCCTGGAGAAGTTCACCGGGCGCGGCACCGTGATCATCTGTGGTGCGGGCAACTTCATCGACCTGAATCCGGCCGATTTCGGCGGCCGGATCGAGGTCGACACCGGCTGCATCGTGGCCTTCGAGGAAGGCATCCGGTACGGCGTGGAGCGGATCGGCGGGCTCAACCGCCAGGGGCTGATGAACGCGGTCTTCGGCGGCGAGGGGCTGTCGCTGGCCACCCTGGAAGGCAATGGACGGGTGATCCTCCAGTCGCTCACCATCGAGGGCCTGGCGAACGCCCTGAAGAAGGCGCAGGGCGGCGACAAGCAGGGGCCGACGGGCGGGCTGTTCTCCACCCACGCGGGGTGA
- a CDS encoding amidohydrolase family protein, giving the protein MSQNQPQNPQNPQNPQNKERILIKGAYLMTQDDKLGNFVGDVLVADGRILEIGRDLSDDRARVINGTGNAVLPGFIDTHRHNWQGALRNLGPAWTYQEYRSQVQIGLGQYFEPRDVHVGNLAADLMSLDSGVTTVRDESHISNSPEHSDAAIAAHWESGIRAVFDHGWPSTEAEQWQFGSDRTHPDDIRRIRNEVLSDDSARVTLNAMLRGPELSTPDVSEHDIRLARELGLRISMHVGLGEWGAEQQAVRQLEEAGLLASDMTFIHLCTSTDEELRMLAARGATASVAGALEVFMPGLGQPATNRLLAAGVRPSLSVDTETIVSGDMFGVMRATLAYQQLVLAGAAGPMDRVPGLPTFDAADLLSFATIEGARAAGIDDRTGSLTPGKEADLIMIRLDHANMLPATDIGATIVAGGHAGNVDLVVVAGEVRKENGVLKGGDAVFDEAAASRDRLFHAAGLPLPV; this is encoded by the coding sequence GTGTCCCAGAACCAGCCGCAGAACCCGCAGAACCCGCAGAACCCGCAGAACAAGGAACGCATCCTGATCAAGGGCGCGTACCTGATGACTCAGGACGACAAGCTCGGCAACTTCGTGGGCGACGTCCTCGTCGCCGACGGCAGGATCCTCGAGATCGGCCGGGACCTCTCCGACGACCGGGCCAGGGTCATCAACGGCACGGGGAACGCCGTGCTGCCCGGTTTCATCGATACCCACCGCCACAACTGGCAGGGAGCGCTGCGCAACCTCGGCCCCGCCTGGACCTACCAGGAGTACCGCAGCCAGGTGCAAATCGGCCTCGGACAGTACTTCGAGCCCCGGGACGTACACGTCGGCAACCTGGCGGCGGACCTGATGTCCCTCGACTCCGGGGTGACCACCGTGCGGGACGAGTCGCACATCAGCAACAGCCCCGAGCACTCGGACGCGGCGATCGCCGCGCACTGGGAGTCGGGCATCCGCGCCGTCTTCGACCACGGCTGGCCGTCCACGGAGGCCGAGCAGTGGCAGTTCGGCAGTGACCGCACCCACCCCGACGACATTCGGCGCATCCGCAACGAGGTGCTCTCCGACGACTCGGCGCGGGTGACCCTCAACGCCATGCTCCGCGGCCCGGAGCTGTCCACCCCCGATGTGTCCGAGCATGACATCCGGCTCGCCCGTGAGCTGGGCCTGCGCATCAGCATGCACGTGGGCCTCGGCGAGTGGGGGGCGGAGCAGCAGGCCGTACGGCAGCTGGAGGAGGCCGGGCTGCTCGCCTCGGACATGACGTTCATCCATCTGTGCACATCGACCGACGAGGAGCTGAGAATGCTGGCCGCACGCGGCGCCACCGCGTCCGTGGCCGGCGCCCTGGAGGTCTTCATGCCGGGCCTGGGTCAGCCGGCCACCAACCGGCTGCTGGCCGCCGGTGTCCGCCCGAGCCTCAGCGTGGACACCGAGACGATCGTGAGCGGTGACATGTTCGGCGTCATGCGGGCGACGCTCGCCTACCAGCAGCTGGTCCTCGCCGGTGCGGCCGGGCCCATGGACCGTGTTCCCGGCCTGCCCACGTTCGACGCCGCCGACCTGCTGTCCTTCGCGACCATCGAGGGCGCACGGGCCGCGGGGATCGACGACCGCACCGGCAGCCTGACCCCGGGCAAGGAAGCCGACCTGATCATGATCCGCCTCGATCACGCCAACATGCTGCCCGCCACGGACATCGGGGCCACGATCGTCGCGGGCGGCCACGCCGGCAATGTCGACCTCGTCGTGGTGGCCGGTGAGGTCCGCAAGGAGAATGGTGTGCTGAAGGGAGGCGACGCCGTCTTCGACGAGGCCGCGGCCTCCCGTGACCGGCTCTTCCACGCCGCCGGTCTGCCGCTCCCGGTCTGA
- a CDS encoding DMT family transporter yields MSTPTALPGSGRRPAGPGPQPAEQPRPSVPRGGSPAVVAAIAAGMVVPVQARLNGELSHRLDDGIAAAAISFSGGLVLLSLLALFSPGLRGALRSLAGAARDGRLPRRYLLAGVLGGTFAVAQSTAALVTGIAVFTVSAIAGQTFGGLIVDSRGIGGGLRQRPGAARLTGAAVILVAAVVSALPRFTDTPAPATIILPALAAIVAGFLLGVQQALNGATTAASGSPLAATWLNFLVGAVFLVAAWGAKTLVQGTAGAPLPTSLWVYLGGLCGVVFIGASAFLVRRIGVLLLSMASIAGQLAGSIALDFLVPSGGRSPSVLTILGASLTFGAVWIASRRPRGTPTM; encoded by the coding sequence ATGAGCACTCCCACCGCACTGCCCGGGTCAGGCCGTCGTCCTGCCGGGCCCGGCCCCCAGCCGGCGGAACAGCCCCGCCCGTCCGTGCCGCGCGGCGGCTCGCCGGCCGTCGTGGCGGCCATCGCAGCCGGCATGGTGGTACCGGTACAGGCCCGTCTGAACGGTGAGCTGAGTCATCGCCTCGACGACGGCATCGCCGCGGCGGCGATCAGTTTCTCGGGCGGACTCGTCCTGTTGTCCCTCCTCGCGCTCTTCTCCCCCGGGCTGCGCGGCGCGCTGCGCAGCCTGGCCGGCGCTGCACGGGACGGTCGGCTCCCCCGCCGGTACTTGCTGGCCGGTGTGCTCGGCGGCACGTTCGCCGTGGCCCAGTCCACCGCCGCGCTGGTCACGGGAATCGCCGTGTTCACCGTGTCGGCCATCGCCGGTCAGACCTTCGGCGGTCTGATCGTGGACAGCCGGGGTATCGGCGGCGGCCTGCGGCAGCGACCGGGCGCCGCTCGGCTCACGGGAGCGGCTGTCATCCTGGTGGCCGCGGTCGTGTCCGCCCTGCCCCGTTTCACCGACACCCCGGCCCCGGCCACGATCATCCTGCCGGCCCTCGCCGCCATCGTCGCGGGCTTCCTCCTCGGTGTGCAGCAGGCCCTGAACGGAGCGACGACGGCCGCGTCGGGCTCGCCGCTCGCAGCGACCTGGCTCAACTTCCTTGTCGGTGCGGTCTTCCTCGTCGCGGCCTGGGGGGCGAAAACACTCGTACAGGGGACCGCGGGGGCCCCGCTGCCCACCAGCTTGTGGGTCTACCTCGGTGGTCTGTGCGGCGTGGTGTTCATCGGCGCCTCGGCGTTCCTGGTGCGCCGGATCGGTGTCCTGCTGCTGAGCATGGCCTCTATCGCGGGGCAGCTCGCCGGTTCGATCGCCCTGGACTTCCTCGTCCCTTCGGGCGGCCGGTCCCCCTCCGTCCTCACCATCCTCGGCGCGTCGCTCACGTTCGGCGCCGTCTGGATCGCCTCCCGGCGCCCGCGAGGCACCCCCACGATGTGA
- a CDS encoding NAD(P)H-binding protein, with amino-acid sequence MRVLLTGGTGYIGAAVLDRLISGGHQVTAVVRSAEKAELVRAKGVEPAVADLADGDTLEELAAASEGVIHVASPGDETSATVDEVAVTSFLRALRDTDRPFVHTTGVWLHGSGSAITESSGMNPPRLTAWRVPLGTLVRDAQNVRTSVIAPAVVYGHGGGLLNLVAAGPRTAGNTPALTMIGPGDQHSEACWSRRRASPSRPSRSSVCTTGSGSTRPARPTERLTASVISRTVGFAPPAPMKYEPAGAFSSASTYSSARSSTCTVLGDRARRVLGWSPTGPSVLDDIARTDF; translated from the coding sequence ATGCGCGTATTGCTCACCGGCGGCACCGGCTACATCGGAGCCGCGGTGCTCGATCGACTCATCTCCGGCGGCCACCAGGTCACCGCCGTGGTCCGCTCCGCCGAGAAGGCCGAGCTGGTGCGGGCCAAGGGCGTCGAGCCCGCGGTCGCCGACTTGGCGGACGGCGACACCCTGGAGGAACTCGCGGCCGCGAGCGAGGGCGTGATCCACGTGGCCTCGCCGGGCGACGAGACCAGCGCGACCGTCGACGAGGTGGCCGTCACCAGCTTCCTGCGCGCGCTGCGGGACACGGACCGGCCGTTCGTGCACACCACCGGTGTCTGGCTGCACGGCAGCGGTTCGGCGATCACCGAGTCGTCCGGCATGAACCCCCCGCGGCTGACCGCCTGGCGGGTGCCGCTCGGCACGCTCGTGCGCGACGCGCAGAACGTCCGGACCTCGGTCATCGCACCGGCGGTGGTGTACGGCCACGGCGGCGGTTTGCTGAACCTCGTCGCCGCCGGTCCCCGAACCGCCGGAAACACCCCGGCGCTCACCATGATCGGTCCCGGTGACCAGCACTCCGAAGCCTGCTGGTCGAGGAGAAGGGCCTCGCCGAGCAGGCCGAGCCGGTCGAGCGTCTGCACGACGGGTTCGGGCTCGACGCGTCCGGCCAGGCCGACGGAGCGGCTCACCGCTTCGGTGATCTCCCGTACGGTCGGGTTCGCGCCGCCGGCGCCGATGAAGTACGAACCGGCCGGGGCCTTCTCCAGCGCGAGCACGTACAGCTCGGCCAGGTCGTCCACGTGCACGGTGCTCGGCGACAGGGCCCGGCGTGTCCTGGGCTGGTCCCCCACCGGACCGTCGGTCCTCGACGACATCGCGCGTACGGACTTCTGA
- a CDS encoding LysR family transcriptional regulator, with the protein MDQKRLEYFITVAEELNFTRAAQRLHVTQSTLSAGIKALEQELRTELLLRSTRSVRLTEAGSAFLPEARTAIEVLDRARAAVEPLATGLRGSLTVGVLSGLTVIDVPALAGAFHRHYPEVRLRTETSQRGTSGLIERIKESHVDVAFVGADIKDEHLRSRAIKKYEVQLLVPADHPLAGRKSVRLGDVAGESFVDMPAGFGQRRVVDDAFAKEELFRRVLIEVSDITTIADYVAHGLGVALLPPDFAAAVGDAVRTVPLADARLAWTLSVVTSATRPPTRALHAFLDLIPHHIRRDRVF; encoded by the coding sequence GTGGACCAGAAGCGGTTGGAGTACTTCATCACCGTCGCCGAGGAGCTGAACTTCACGCGGGCGGCCCAGCGGCTGCACGTCACCCAGTCCACGCTCTCGGCCGGTATCAAGGCCCTGGAGCAGGAGCTCCGGACCGAACTGCTCCTCCGCTCCACGCGGTCGGTCAGATTGACGGAGGCCGGCTCGGCGTTCCTCCCCGAGGCGCGGACCGCGATCGAGGTGCTCGACCGGGCGCGGGCGGCGGTGGAGCCGCTCGCCACGGGGCTGCGCGGCAGCCTCACCGTGGGCGTCCTCAGCGGGCTGACGGTGATCGACGTACCCGCGCTGGCCGGTGCATTCCACCGGCACTATCCCGAGGTCCGATTGCGCACCGAGACCTCCCAGCGGGGAACCTCCGGGCTGATCGAGCGGATCAAGGAGAGCCATGTCGACGTGGCCTTCGTGGGAGCCGACATCAAGGACGAACACCTCAGATCGAGGGCCATCAAGAAGTACGAGGTCCAGCTGCTGGTCCCCGCCGATCACCCACTGGCCGGCCGGAAGAGCGTGCGGCTCGGCGACGTCGCCGGGGAATCCTTCGTCGACATGCCCGCCGGTTTCGGGCAACGCCGGGTCGTGGACGACGCGTTCGCGAAGGAGGAGCTGTTCCGGCGGGTCCTCATCGAGGTCTCGGACATCACCACGATCGCGGACTACGTGGCGCACGGCCTGGGCGTGGCGCTGTTGCCCCCGGACTTCGCCGCGGCGGTCGGGGACGCTGTCCGTACCGTCCCCCTCGCGGACGCCCGACTGGCCTGGACGCTCAGCGTGGTCACCTCCGCGACGCGTCCGCCGACGCGGGCGCTGCACGCCTTCCTCGACTTGATCCCGCACCACATCCGGCGCGACCGCGTGTTCTGA
- a CDS encoding DUF6126 family protein, with protein sequence MKDANDLSATDARTGPPASARTGPNEEDRAPMTFTVRVFIYLVGVHFIAAFLFFLFYVAGAK encoded by the coding sequence ATGAAGGACGCGAACGACCTGAGCGCGACCGATGCCCGGACGGGCCCGCCGGCGAGTGCCCGGACCGGACCGAACGAGGAGGACCGGGCGCCGATGACCTTCACCGTCCGGGTCTTCATCTACCTGGTGGGCGTCCACTTCATCGCCGCTTTTCTGTTCTTCCTCTTCTACGTGGCGGGCGCGAAGTAG
- a CDS encoding helix-turn-helix domain-containing protein, translated as MNPLPDGPAERPTDGPADGHSGGPPAELPTVAPRLRDLRRRSGLTLEAAAGRVGLSPAHLSRLETGRRQPSLPMLLALARTYGTTVSDLLGEVSPERDPIVRADRMEAQEAGGWTYWQAGGSGRAMQALRLHVPERSGAQEDLVRVHPGEEWLYVLGGRLRLTLGETVHVLSPGDAAHFDSLTPHRIAAARSGGADLLFVHTLLQSGAAELCLGGDPRGGRPGRP; from the coding sequence ATGAACCCGCTCCCCGACGGGCCCGCCGAGAGGCCCACGGACGGACCGGCCGACGGTCACTCCGGCGGACCGCCCGCCGAGCTCCCCACCGTCGCTCCCCGCCTGCGTGACCTGCGGCGCCGCAGTGGTCTGACGCTCGAGGCCGCCGCCGGGCGCGTCGGGCTCTCCCCCGCGCATCTGTCCCGGCTGGAGACGGGCCGCCGCCAGCCCTCGCTCCCGATGCTGCTGGCCCTGGCCCGTACCTACGGAACCACGGTATCGGACCTGCTCGGCGAGGTGTCCCCGGAACGGGACCCGATCGTCCGGGCCGACCGCATGGAGGCGCAGGAGGCGGGCGGCTGGACCTACTGGCAGGCCGGCGGCTCCGGCCGGGCCATGCAGGCGCTGCGGCTGCATGTGCCGGAGCGCTCCGGTGCCCAGGAGGACCTGGTGCGGGTCCATCCCGGCGAGGAGTGGCTGTACGTCCTGGGCGGCCGGCTGCGGCTGACCCTCGGTGAGACCGTCCATGTGCTCTCCCCGGGCGACGCGGCCCACTTCGACTCGCTCACCCCGCACCGTATCGCCGCCGCCCGGTCCGGCGGCGCGGATCTGCTCTTCGTCCACACGCTGCTCCAGAGCGGCGCGGCCGAGCTATGCCTCGGCGGCGACCCTCGCGGAGGAAGGCCCGGTAGACCATGA
- a CDS encoding ribonuclease — MTIPPRLARIGALGALASTLIIGGTATAATAVTQPAPRTVVSSQVIAAVGDICYSDLPTEAHDTLDLIEQGGPYPYPQDGTVFQNREGVLPSQSSGYYHEYTVITPGSDDRGARRIVTGQKTDEDYYTSDHYASFDLVDYGC, encoded by the coding sequence ATGACGATCCCCCCACGGCTCGCCCGCATCGGCGCCCTCGGCGCCCTCGCCTCGACGCTGATCATCGGCGGTACGGCCACCGCGGCCACCGCGGTCACCCAGCCGGCACCGCGGACCGTTGTCTCCTCGCAGGTCATCGCGGCCGTCGGCGACATCTGCTACTCGGATCTGCCGACCGAGGCCCATGACACCCTGGACCTGATCGAACAGGGTGGCCCCTACCCGTACCCGCAGGACGGCACCGTCTTCCAGAACCGCGAAGGCGTCCTCCCGTCCCAGTCCTCCGGCTACTACCACGAGTACACCGTGATCACCCCGGGCTCGGACGACCGCGGCGCCCGGCGCATCGTCACCGGGCAGAAGACGGACGAGGACTACTACACGTCCGACCACTACGCCTCGTTCGACCTGGTGGACTACGGCTGCTGA